Within the Miscanthus floridulus cultivar M001 chromosome 2, ASM1932011v1, whole genome shotgun sequence genome, the region AGATCTTTGTCAGCAATTTCTGGAAACAGTTGTTTAAGCTATACAGGGTAAACTTGACACTGTCTACTGCATACCATtcacaaactgatggccaaataGAAAGGATCAATCAATGTCTTGAAATGTATTTGAGGTGCTCAGTTCAGGACTCCCCAAAAAGCTAGAAATCATGGTTATCACTAGCAGAGTTGTGGTACAATTCTTCCTTCCACAGTGCTTTGGGTTGCCTCTCCTTTCAAAACCTTGTATGGGTATGAACCAAATCTAGGGGCCAGTCCATTACCTACTGAAGATACACCTCAAGCAGTCACAGAAGTGATTACTAATCGGGAAGAACATCTCAAGCTTCTTAAGCAGAGACTGGAACATGCTCAAAACAGGATGAAGATGCAGGCAAACAAACATAGATTAGACAGGCAGTTTGCAGTGGGTGACCAAGTATTGCTGAAGCTGCAGCCTTATACTCAATCCTCAGTTGCAAGCAGGCCATCTCCAAAATCTCTACTCTTAAcaatacaaaatgatataaagagATTCTTGGAGCTACTCTATGAAACAAGTGTTCTACATTGTCTCGATAACAACTCGGATCAAACTATGCACAAAGGACCATTCATGATCAAACGGTGTACAAAGGACTTTGGATAAGCTCAGACATTTTTTGTCTAGTCTATCTGTATCTAATATTAAAGAGTGCCCTCATTTATCTTTTGTCTCTCGCCGTCCGTCAACCACGCTCTCTACTGTTTGTCGTTGGTTTAGCACAACTAATGACATGGCCTGGTTAGCACTACAAATGACATGGCTTGGTTGGCTAAGCATGTTCGCGTCCCTCTAACATGGCATGGTCAACAACACCAAACAGCGGTCGAAGCCCGGaggatcaaaaaaaaaaaagaaaaggaaaaaaaggaaaaagaacagGGGCCGTAGTCCgaaggagaaaaaaaagaaagaaaaaaaaacgaaaaaaggggaaaaaaaagaaaaatgaacagTAGCAGAAGGAATGAGGAGGCAGGGATTTCTAGGTGGTTAAAAGTAGTAGTTATATAAAAACTCAATCCGCGAGGGTAGACAGCCCCAAGTATTTTAGTTAAGATAGAAGGTGACCTCACGCAGATATAAAAAACCTCCAAACCCAGATAAAAGGTGACCTTCTGACTGAGCAGTTTGGTTCAAATTCATATAATCCACTTATTTACCTTTCAAATTCTTGTCACCTATTTAGTTAATCTCCTGTATAGCATTAATACTTCATTACATTGGCATTTATTATAAACCCTAAAAACTATTTCACGTTAGACTTATTTTATTAGCACGAACACAGGGAAACAAATCATACATGATACATCCTGTCACAAGTAGGGCATGGTCATGTTTACTAGTAAATCAGAGCCGCAAGCCTAGCGAAGCAGGCCAGTTCGAATAAGCAGCACGAAGCCAAAAAGCCGAAGGCAAACAAGATGCGTCTCTGATGAAGTGAATAAACACTGTATAGCAACGGGCTTTGTTTTCACTCCCAAGAAAAATTTGGTGCTTCTCGACAGAAGTAAAAGCTACCCCGACACCGGCTGAGCCCAAAACATTAACACCGCAGGTAACAAGTTTCAGTGAATTCAAGGGATTTCAGCCACCAAAACCTAACAAAAAGAAACTGCTTCAAAACAGAACGGCTTAGATCTTAGCTGGTGCTATACAGCAAATCTCATCCAAATCAACCAGTGTAGCTTTAGTAAGCAGTGACGCCAGAATTTGTAATGTCGACGTCACCCATTCCtgtatcttcctcctcttcactgTCAGCGTCACCATCGACCTCTGCATTTTGCTCCATTAGGGAATCAATCTGGTCGAGGAATAGCTTGTCTTCCCGCTCGCTAACCTGTTTTCCAGATAGTATCCACAGCTTTAGGTTTTACAACATGCATATGGAAGACTAACATGCTTGGGATGGGAATATAAAAGAATTAACAGATGTTGAAAAGAACTTACAGCTCTTGGTGGTTCCTTCACTACTAGCTTTCCTTTGTATTTTTCAATCTCTGCTGTACAAGCCTTGATTGCATCAGTGAGAACTGAAATGCCTTGTTCCTGTTCAAAGGCAACACAGAAAAGAAACAATGATAATTGTTTTATGGATAGGAAGGATATGATGCGACCTTAACCGTAATGCTAGGTTCCAAACTAAAAGAACATCTAATGATTGCAATACATGGGGTGAAATATAAAGATGACCCGTGCTCACATGCATGTACAGCATGGTAAAGGCAAAACAAGGTGTTTCATTCGATAAGCATGCAAATAATGGCTAGCTAATATATTTTCGGGCTGCCTAATATAAATTATGTTAACAAGTAATAAGAAATAGCATTCCATAGTGATCCAAGCTAGCCGAATAATTCCCTAATTCGAATAAAGGCAAAAATTGTGAACCACATTGATAAGAACCATGAAAAGTCTGGAACCAGAAAATACTGCAATATAAATTTGGCAGATTACTGCATTTTGTGTAGTCAATAATTGTAAACTACGTTGATAAGAACCATTTTGACAGATTACTACATTATAAATAGTGTAGACAATACTGCACTATAAAAGTCTGGTCACTGCATTTTGTGCAATGTGACTCCAAGCACAACACTAACCAGTAAATCAGGTTCCCAgtaaaaggaaaaatatcaaaagcATTGTCAAACAGAACAGGCGCCACAATAATGGTTGGCAGGCCACAACAATTCTTAGCAACATATAATAATGGGCCTCATCATAGAGACACAGACGAAACTTTATCAAATAGCTCAGCTATAACAAGTTGCCCACATATATTAAGTACTAAGGTAACACCGACCTTGTCAAGAGTCTGTGTGGTCAGAACATAAAGTGGAGGAGCAACTAGCTTAATCTTCACAGGACAGTTATCATTGCCCGCAGCTTCAGCTTTCTTCATAGCTTGCTGCGAATACATATATAATTAGTTTTTGCATATACCATTGTCAAATCACAAGGGCGGCAATAGAGGCATTTAGAACCTTAATATGGAGCACTCCATCAAACTGGAAGCATTTCATCTCTATATCAGCACGGATCTTGAGTGGCTTGTGGTGTCATCCTCCTCCTTATGTTCTTCACCAGGGAATCCTTAACCTCAGGGGTGACAGCAGGCACCACCTTAGTCACCTATCAGCAATTTTAAGCACACTCTTGAATCAAACAGTTCTATATAAATACATCTAGAGCAAATCCATAACTCTTTTTAACAACAAAGTATTAACATAAGCAGGAACATCATCCCAATAACATAAACAGAACTCTTAAATTAATGCACATAATTCTGGCAACTGTTTTCGTATACAATAAACTGCATACGAAGTTAAGCACCTAAACCAAGCTATACAACTGTCTATCTACTGCCTGGAAATTCTAACTTGATATATTCAATGATTCCTGATCAGTTACTAATAATTTGAAAGGCATGCGTTTCACATTAGTTCAGAATGAAGCTTTTTTAATATAACTCCATAGCATGGTATCTACATAACATGAGTCAACAGGCCCGGATTTACCATTCCAAGGACAAGTATTCATTGACAGACAAACAAACTAAATTATATACAAATTGATACTGATCCAAAAAAAGTTTGACAAACTACTGCTATAGTTTTTACATAAATTCCTACTGGTTCCTGAAGTCGACATAGTATGTACACGTAAACACGTAAAAATGCCTATTGTTAATAAGGACATGGAACAAGTCTGCAACATCCAAACCTACTTAATCTGTCCACCACTAAATCTAATCATGTTCAAACAACATAAGTAGCCACAGGAATGACTATCCAGGTTGCAATGGTGAATGTTAGATTGATAAGGATTGTTTTCAACTAACAGATGTCAAGCATAAAAATGTCAAACCAATCAATAATCTCAGTGTTATTTACTTAACAACATCCACAAAGTTGGAAATAACCATTCAACAGACAAGCTTCATATGGGGCAAAAGCTCAACAACAGGGCCACAAAGTAGTATGGCTCTAAAAGACTAGAGAGGTCTAATAGTAGAAGACTTAAAGTTCCAAAAAGTAACTACAATTCATTATAGACCTAAGTTTCTTAATAAAAGTATTTGATTAATGGAAGAGGCCTGATAAGAAAAATTAACATGCACAAACAATAACAATATTAATCTGCTAGTCCTGTTCTATTCAGAGTATAGCATAAAGCACACAGGTAATTTGGAGAGTTAGTGATTTGCAATTCTGCAAGGAAACAGAATTAACCTCCTGGCCGTCTGGGCCGACCTCCTTCTCCTCATAGGTGAGTGCGTCGAGGATGGCGTCAGGATCGGCAACGATAAGCTTGAAGGCCTCGAAGGCGTGGCCGTACTTGCGGTAGAGCGGCCAGCCAATCCGCTGGTAGAGCGGCTCGAGGTCAACCTCGAGCGTCTCGGCGACGTGGCGCATGATGGAGTGCACGAGCTTGGACTTGTTGTACCTGTCCTCGCACGCGTGCGCCTCCTCCTCGGAGACGCGGCGCTTGGAAAGGTCGATGTAGCCCTTGTCGCGGTCGACACGGAGCACGATGGCGGGCTCCTGGCGGCCAACCTTGATGAGGGAGGAGATGGAGCGGATACGACGGCGGGAGAGCTCGGAGAAGAGGATCATGCCCTCGATGTTGTTGTACTCGAGCAGGGAGACGTACGCGCCCATGTCAGCGATGTGCTTCACCTGGATCATCACCGCGGCGTCCACCTCCGGGAACCGCTGCTCATACATCCGGCACTCGAGGTTCGGCATCTTCGCTGGGGAGGAGGGTCTCACCGGAGCTGAGGGCGgcggatctagggtttggttgggTTTTGgagagacggcggcggcggggtgcggGCGGGCAGGCGATGCTCTGTGTTGTGCTTGGGGAAGGGAACCTGAGACGAATCGAACGGCCACGCTACGGGTCGGATGATATCTCGAAAGGGTTGCGCTGTCTCTCTTATTTCCGTTTCCCTTGAACGTTAGCGTAatcttagagcaactccagcaggaTCCCTACTTGAGCCCCCATAGCTAAATATGGGGGCTCAGGTAAAAAATCCAATTCCAGCAGAGCCCCTACTACGGACCCAAAATTTGTTGGCCCAACAAAATCTACCCTCCAGACCCCATTGTGGTGGAAGAATGGGGGTCGGCCCCAATCTTTCCTCTGCCATGCGTACTGCTACGCCTCCGCCGCGCGGATGCTCCCCGCCCGGCACGGTCTCCCTCCCAGCGTGGCGACTCTCCTCTCCACCCCCTCCGGCAGATGCGGCGGCGTAGGGACGGCCCAGATCGATGCGGGCACCCTGCTCCGGCGCCGCCATTGCCGCGTGGATGCTGGCGCGCTGCTCCACCGCCACCGCGTGGGGATGCGGGTGCGCTGCTCCGCCGCCACCGCGTGGGCGAGGAATCGCAGCTCCGGTGCAGGTGCGACCGCCCATCCCCGCCGTCACTCGGGCACGGCCGTCATCCGCGCCGCTGCACAGGCCCGGTCACTGCTCGCCTTGGTACCGTCTCCATTCTCCCCCGTGGCCggcgtctcctcccttgcctccctcCGCCGCGTGCGGAGCGGCCCGACCACGCCTCCCTCCGATGGGCGACTGCATTGCCCCTGCCGCTCATCCATGCCCTATGTGTGTGGAGAGGATGAGGGGAAGAAAGGCATGGCTCAATGACACGCGGGTCCCAATTGTCATTGACTGCTGATATGGATTTGGGGGGCTTTGTTTTGGGGCTGCTGCTGGAGTAGAAGAGATTTATTGGGCCAATAAAAGTTGGGGTCAGCACCCAAATAAAAAGTAGGGGCTCTGTTTTTGGGCTAGTGCTGGAGATGCTCTCAGAAGTACTACGTCATCACGTGTGGCTCACGTGAGCTCCAGAATACCCTCCTCTAGTCCTCTGCTTTCCCTCTACTACAGGTCTATAGTACTACTCCCTCTGATTCCCTGCGCGGCGCCGACCCTCTCTTCTTGGAGGAGGGTGTAAAGAAAACCAAGCCGCCGCCGGGGATACACACTACCCGTGTCCCAGCTCCTCTCCAGTCCAGTCTCCACCCAACCCGCCTCTCGAACTTTCAGAACCGTCCTCTCGCTAGCTGCGGTGCGGCTGCTGCTATCTCTGTCGCCTAGAGGAGAGTGTAAGGGGACTAGATTGCGAGGGATGGCTTCCCCTGACCCATCGGCGGCAGGTGCCGGCGCCGGGGGCGAGTCGACGAGCCAGGCGGCGGCCGTGGAGCCGATCCGGATGCCGACGGTGGAGGAGATCAAGGGGCAGGACATCTGGAACAACTGCGCCGTCCGCAGCGTCGTCAGTGGCGTCATGGGTgagccctccctccctctcttatAGGGAGATAAATGTTAATCGGTTGGTCGCTTGGAGATTGGATAGCGATAGAGAAATTGAGAGGTATGATAGGAGGCAGTTGTTTATTGGTTACATGGTTATATgcttagggcgtgtttggttcgCGGAATGAGATGCTCCATCATCGTCTCACTCCTcaattttttgtttggtttgttgAATGGAATCAGTTCATCCATCACCACCTCATTCTCACGGGCTAATAATTTGTATATGCACGAGGAATGGGTTGATTCCACCAAAATTCATGGGATGAATTCATAATGGACCACTTCATATAGCATGGCATGGTTCCTCAAACCAACTACACCCTTAGCTCTTCCCTTGTTTGTCCAAAGAGTTTGAAACATATAAAGCCACTTTTGTAAGTGACAAGGGATTCGTGTGCCATATTGCATCAATTCGGAGTTGGTTTTATTATAATCATTTTGTCTTCTTGCCTGTTTAGAGATCTTATAAGAAGTTGTTGGACAAGATCAAAGAAAAATCTTATTATCCCTTGAAACgaatttttatgcaaaatgttttaTGGTAATGGAGTATATTTGTTGTGTACTTGCCTCAGGTAATTGCAGCACAAATATTTTGTATAGTTTTGTCATGGTAATTGATGGTCATGGACTATACTCCATGAATTGGTTCAACAAAATTTCAAGTAGGTTGCAAAGAATTTGCCCAGAGGTGGAAAGGCATTTAACTCTGTGCACCCtatgatgttttttttcttttacctTCAGTGTTTCTAGAAGCATGTAGCAATAAACATAGAGTGTTGTTTTTCTGTACCAGTAAAAAGCAAGCTCATGTTTTTACTATTTGATACAAAGTTCAGCTAGGCGCTAGGCGGAATCTAGGCGCCGACCCATTGCCTAGCGCCTAGTCGGGAGTAATCGGTCCTAGGCGCTCCTATGCGTTTTTCTAGGCGTTTTGGCAATATAgccataaattatatatatattatatatataactataaaaaGAGGGCCAGTAGATATATTTGATTCCTAGCTGGCTTACTCTTGCATGTTCCTAGCTCCTGCAACATATTTTGACAGCTACTAGTTAGTAAATTAGTCAATAGACAGCTAGCTGTTCattaaaaaaaatagaaatgACTTATCAAAACACTACGAAAATATCAGCGTcgtgcagctagctagctagtacaaTAAGACGCGGCGAAAGCACCATCTTGCAGTGGCAGCCTAGCACATGAGGCGAGCCCCCCGAGCGCTCTGCATCATCCCGTCCTCTCCCTCTCGCCCTCCTCGCGCTCTCGCCACTTGCTCCAACTCCAGACAGCGCGCGCGCAGGCACACccaccgcaccgcaccgcaccgaGGAGGCGAAGGAGAGCGGGAGGCCATGACCATGAGACGCAGGACGAGGGTGCCATGCGCGCTGCTGCTCTGCGCGGCCGTGCACTTCCAGGGCCCTTCCTGCCTCGCCGGTGGAGGAGGCGGCGGTGCCAGGGGTGGAAGCGTCGGaagcggtggtggaggcggcggcggcggtggctccggCTCCGGGCCTGGCGGCGTCGGCGCGAGGGGTTCCAGTCGAGGACGagcaggacggcggcggcgagtcGACGACGAGCAGGACCGGCGGCGCGCGAGTTGGGGACGAGCAGgggaggagcagaggaggagcaggacCGGCGGGATCTGGCCGCGCGCTGGCCTGGCCGCGCGGGAATCCCTTCTAATCCTCCCGCGGCTGGGTCTCGTGGCCGCGCGCGGGCCTCCGCGCCGCCTGGCGCCGCGATGCTCGACTATGCCCCTAGTCGCGGCGACGGGCTTCGCCCAGCGACTAGGCGCGCGTAGTCGCCGAGTAGTCGCCGCCTAGCCGAACCTTGATTTGATATGATTCATGTCACATTATCATGTGCACTCACTACAAGGAATTACAAGGGAAATCTGATACTTAGTTTATTGAAGGAAGCTTGATTTCAAATGCTTCATTCTATTTCTATCTGGTATCTGCAAAGGCCTTTTACACAAATTTGTCCTGGTGTAACCCTGTAACCGTGTGTTTTTTATGCATAACCAGGGGACTGTGTACAACATCTGTATTTCGCAAAATGTTTTATAAGACAGAACTAGTGATATTCATAATGTGTGCTCTATCTATCATCTACATGACGAAATCTTCAGTAGCTGCTTTATAGTTTGGTGTTTAATACCGTAGACTGAAAATCATGTCTTGTCTTACCTTAAGCTAAATAGCCCACAACATCAGTTGCTTGGCCATGCCACCAATGATACTCAATAGAGTCTAGTGTTCTTGTTACAAGTATAGCAGTgtgcataattttttttatatggGTAACTTTTTATTAACTCTCTATCCTTCCTATTCATTAGGAGGCGGTCTTGGTGTACTTATGGGACTATTCTTTGGAGCTTTGGACAACCCAATAATGGCAGAGGAGATGACAGCAAGGCAGCAAATAGTATACACAGCAAAGCAGATGGGTAGGAGAAGTATAAGTAATGCCAAAACCTTTGCAGTCATGGGTCTGATTTTCTCAGCAGCTGAATGTACCATAGAGAAGGTAGATAACTGTAACAGTTTTTTTCATTCATAGATGTTTCAGCATGTTCTCTTCCTATTTAAACTTTGTATTTGCATGCTTTGGCAGGTTCGGGCAAAGCATGACACTACCAATACAGCGGTAGCTGGCTGTGTCACTGGAGGAGCTTTAGCTGTAAAAGGTAATTCATTTGTCATGCCATCTATGAATTCCTGAGACAATTTGTCTAACTTTTAATTATCAAAATTTCCTTAACTAAAACGGTAAAATCTCATGGTGCAATCATTGGCATTGTCTTTTGTGTGGATTGTGGGGATCGGTATATTTGACCTCTCAAGCAGCTTTATTCCAGCTATTTGTGTCTCTGGTCTCCTGCCTATATCTCAAAAATATATAGGTGGAATCAATAAGCTGCTCTTTATTAACTGTAAATCTTTATTTCTGATCATAGTCTGAAGTTGAAAGGTGTTTCCGTTCCTTTTATATGTATGACATACACGTTTTCTATCCCTTACTGCTTAGGTAACTAGCTAAGAATGAGACATTTCCTATATTGCCGTCCTGATGTATCTATATTTGAAGATGTACCTAAGGGAATTTTATATTTTACAGGTGGCCCTAAAGCTACATGCATTGGATGTGCGGGGTTTGCTGCGTTCTCAGTGGCAATTGAGAAGTTCTTTGATCGGCATACTTGAAATGGGTGTTGTCAATTTGAAGCCTTTTAGCTGAGTATGAGCAGCGTTGGCAGAAGAAAGATTGT harbors:
- the LOC136540114 gene encoding mitochondrial import inner membrane translocase subunit TIM22-4-like, which translates into the protein MASPDPSAAGAGAGGESTSQAAAVEPIRMPTVEEIKGQDIWNNCAVRSVVSGVMGGGLGVLMGLFFGALDNPIMAEEMTARQQIVYTAKQMGRRSISNAKTFAVMGLIFSAAECTIEKVRAKHDTTNTAVAGCVTGGALAVKGGPKATCIGCAGFAAFSVAIEKFFDRHT